Within the Pseudarthrobacter sp. W1I19 genome, the region GCACCATCGATGCCACCTGCCCGCTGGTCACCAAGGTCCACAAGGAAGCCGTCCGGTTCGCCAAGGACGATTTCGACATCCTGCTGATCGGCCACGACGGCCACGAGGAAGTCGAAGGAACGGCCGGCGAGGCTCCGGAACATATCCAGATCATCAACGGCCCGCACGAAGTGGACAAGGTGCAGGTCCGGGACCCGGAGAAGGTTATCTGGCTTTCCCAGACCACCCTCAGCGTTGACGAGACCATGGAAACCGTCCGCCTGTTGAAGGACCGGTTTCCCACGCTGCAGGATCCCCCCAGCGACGACATTTGCTACGCCACCACCAACCGGCAGGTGGCCATCAAGAAGATCTCGCCGCAGGCGGACCTGGTGATCGTGGTGGGCTCGGCTAACTCGTCCAACTCCGTGCGGCTGGTGGAGGTGGCCCTCGAATACGGGGCGAAAGCCTCCTACCGGGTTGACTTTGCCAATGAAGTTGATGAGGCCTGGTTTGAAGGCGTGGCCACCGTTGGCGTCACGTCCGGCGCGTCCGTACCGGAAGTACTGGTGCAGGACGTCCTGCGGCTGCTGGCAGATTACGGCTATGGCACTGTGGAGGAAGTGGTCACGGCCGAAGAAGACCTCCTCTTCTCATTACCCAAGGAGCTCCGGGCAACGCTGAAGCAGGCTGGCGACGTCAGCCGCGCCCTGGGTGGCCGCAAGTCCCGCAGCTGACATCGGCAGCTGACCCTCGGCTATAAGATATGGGAGTTCGGGCCTGGCAGCTGTTGCTGCCAGGCCCGATCCTATTTCTGAGCGCTTCTCAGGCGGCCTCGTCCTCGCTTTGGAGTTCCGGGGCAGCCACTGCCCGCGGCGTCACCTCCACAACAGGCGGCGTGACCAGGCCGGATTCCTCCAGGGTGTTGAGCTTGCGTGCGGTGGGAAGGACGCGGGCTTCCAGCGTGCCCACCATCGAGTTGTAACGGTCCACGGAGGTCTTCAGCGAAGACCCGAGCTTGGTGACGTTCTCGCCCAGGGTACCCATCCGGTCGTACAACTGCCGGGCCAAATCGAACAGTTCGCGCGCACTGTCCGTGAGGACGTCCTGCCGCCAGGTGAAGGCAACAGATTTCAGCACAGCCAGCAGGGTGCTGGGGGAGGCAAGGACCACGTTCCGGGACAATGCATGATCCAGGAGTTCCGCGTCGGCGGTCAGTGCGGCCGCGAGGATGGATTCGGCCGGGATAAAGCAGATCACCAGCTCCGGCGAGTTGCCGGGTATGTCCCAGTACTTCTTATTGCCCAATGCGTCCACGTGGGCCCGCAACGCCTTGGAATGCGCGGCCAGGAGCATCTGCTGTGAGCGGTGGCCGGTGGCGGAAACGGTCCCGGACGGGCCTGGCCTGGAATCATGTGCTCCGAGTTCCTGGGCCTCAAGGTATGCGGACAACGGGACCTTGGCGTCAACCACCAACTGCTTTTCGCCGGGGAGCTGGACCACCAGGTCGGGGCGTACGGATGACTCATTGCCGGTGCTGTGGACCTGTTCGATGAAGTCCACATGGCGCAGCATTCCGGCGGCTTCCACCACGCGGCGCAGCTGGACTTCGCCCCACTGGCCACGGGCACTGTTGGACCGCAGTGCAGATTCCAGGGCGTGCGTGGACCGGATCAGTTGCTCGTCCGAGAGGCGCGCTTCCTGGAGTTGCTGGGCGAGCTGGCCGTACTGTTCCAGCCGGTCCCGTTCCAGCAGGGCCACCTGCTGCTGCACTGCCGTCAGTTTCTCCGCCACGGGCGCAAGGGCACGCAGCACATTGCCGTCCTGGGACCGCGATTCGCCCAGCTCCCGGTTCTGTGCCGCCAAAAGGCGACGTTCGGCGTCGGCCGCCGCGAACTGCGCGCTGACTTCCGAAAGCCGGGACGAGACGGCGTCGAAGTCCTCCTCCACTGCGCGGCTGTTTTTCCGCAGCGCAAACCAGGTGGCCGCGGCGCCCGCCAGGGCGCCCAGTAACAGCATGAACAAAGCCAGAATCAACGCGAAAGCATCCATGTGCCCACTGTCGCACGGGGCTGTGACATTTTGCCGAAGCGACATTTCCGGCTGCCCCAGGCGAACCGGCAGGATGTCCGCTGCGGGTAGAATCAATGCTCGTGGCTCTTACTATTGGCATCGTCGGACTGCCCAACGTCGGCAAATCAACCCTCTTCAACGCACTGACCCGCAATCAGGTGCTGGCAGCGAACTACCCGTTCGCCACCATCGAGCCCAACGTAGGCGTCGTCAGCCTGCCGGATCCGCGGCTCCAGCAGCTCGGCGAACTCTTCGGCTCCCAACGCGTCCTGCCCGCAGCCGTGTCCTTTGTGGACATCGCAGGCATCGTCAAGGGCGCCAGCGAGGGCGAAGGCCTCGGAAACCAGTTCCTGGCGAACATCCGCGAAGCGGAAGCCATCGCCCAGGTGGTGCGTGTTTTCGACGACCCCGACGTCATCCACGTTGACGGCAAGGTGGATCCGCGCTCGGACATGGAGACCATCAACACCGAACTGATCCTCGCGGACCTGCAAACCATCGAAAAAGCCATTCCGCGCATCGAAAAAGAAGTCAAGATCAAGAAGCGCGAAGCCGCAGAGCTGAACGCCATCCTGGCCGCGCAGAAGGTGCTTGAGCGCGGCGACACCATTTTCTCCTCCATCAAGAGCGACAAGCTGGAGATGGAACACCTCAAAGAGCTCAGCCTGCTGACGGCCAAGCCTTTTATCTACGTCTTCAACGCCGACGAGGGAATCCTCGGCAGCCCGGAGAAGCAGGAAGAACTGCGCGCCCTCGTTGCCCCGGCCGACTGCATCTTCCTCGATGCCAAGCTTGAGGCCGACCTTGTGGAACTGGACGAGGAAGAAGCCCGCGAAATGCTGGAGATGAACGGCCAGGACGAATCCGGGCTGGACCAGCTGGCGAGGGTCGGCTTTCACACCCTGGGACTCCAGACCTACCTCACCGCCGGTCCCAAGGAAGCCCGCGCCTGGACAATCCACCGCGGCGACACCGCTCCCCAGGCTGCCGGTGTCATCCACAGCGACTTCCAGCGCGGATTCATCAAGGCCGAGGTGGTCTCCTTTGATGACCTCATCGAAGCCGGGTCCATGGCCGAGGCCAAATCGCGGGGCAAGGTCAGGATCGAAGGCAAGGAATATGTGATGGCCGACGGCGACGTAGTTGAATTTAGATTTAATGTGTAGTTTCTGACCTTCCTGAGGCCTTTTGCGATAGCCGCTAAAGAACGCTGTTCTTGGCGGCTATCGCACTTTCGGGCCGCCCAGTCAAAGTGAAGCCGTCAGCATTTTGTCGCACAAGGAAGAGGCTTGGTGTAATCCTGAGGCGACCGAGCCCTTCCCTCGAAAGTTTGGCGCAGTGTTTTTTGGAGACCCCTAATCCTTCCCAGATTCGACTAGGGTTCTTTGCAGCTGGGCCGATGCGTGGCGTGGAGTGGCCATCCATAGAGCGCCAGTTGTACCGCTACGGCCGCAATAACCTCGTCGCCGCAGCCAAGAACGACCAGCGGGACAACGCCCGCTGCGGCCGTAAAGGAACCGCAGCATTAGCTGGCCACAAAGAAGCCCTTCCCGGTGACCCGGGAAGGGCTTCTTTGGCACTGGCTTACACCGCCACAGGCGTAGTGTCAGGGGCCCCGCCAAGCGGATCGGTGCGTCCTAGTAGTTGCTGTAGGTCAGCTTCACTTTGCCGTCCTCCGGGCTGACACTGGCGCTCATGGACACGGAGGTTGTATCCGTTGCGGGCTTCCAGTCAGCTGTTCCGAAACCGTATGAGTTGTCCTTCTCATAGGTGACGGTGGCTTTCCCGGGAGTCTGCGTACGGACACGCCAGGGGGAAGAGCCGTACGGATCCTTGCTCATGGTGAACGTGGGCTTCGTGGTGAGTGTCCAGTGGAAGTTCCGTGAATAGCGCGAGGAAGTGTAGTTGTTGAGCGGGCAGTTGGCGGGTTGCGCCTCGGTGGACTTCACACATTCGGCAAGATAAGCGTCGATCTCTGCCATGGCTTCGGACTTGAGGGCATCAGAGGCGTCAACCTTGAGGCTGGCGGTCGGTGGTGCCTGGGCGGCCCCGATGGTCACCAGCGCCGTCGACTTCGGAGCGGTCAAATACTTTTCCGAGGACGGCAGTTCCACGGTGTATTCACCAGGCAAAGCGGGGTAGTTCAGGCTGGATGAACCGGAAAGGCTGCCGGCGAAGTCAACGTTGAGCTCCTGACCGTTGATCAGGACGGTCTTCACCGGGGTGTCCGAGGTGATGCGCAGACTCTGAAGAGGTGTCGACTCCATGGTCCAGTGGTCGTCCAACAGCTCGGGGTTGGACTTACGGAGGCTGAACGTCGTCTGCTGCTTACGGCCGTCCTGATGCAGGTCAGCCACTACCGTGGCGTTGCCGTCGGAGACCTTCGTCGATACGATGTCGAACCCGTCAATGCGCTTGCCCGCCTTGGCATAAACCTCGTCGGAAAGCAGGACCCTTTGATCGTTGGCCAGGCCGGGATCGGCCAGAGCCATCGCCTTGGAAGCCTCGCCGTTCTGAAGCGCCTGGAGGTAGCTGTTCACGGCCTTATCGGGACCGTTGTTGCCCTTGATGATGTTGACGGCGATGACTCCACCAACAACCAGGACGACAACGAGACCAGCAGATCCCAGGATGAGTCCAAGCTTGCGCTTCGTGTGGGCAGACATCGGCTCCCGCGGCGCCAGCGCAGGATGATCTCCAGGGGCTGCATACCCGGTTGGAACAGCAGCAGACGCAGTCGAAGCCGGTGCCGCTGCGGTCGGCTGGGCAGGAGCGATCCTGTAAGCCAAGGCCAGGGGCACGTACCTGCTCAACTGAGGCGCGACATAGCGTGCTGAAGCTTCTGTTGCACCGCCCCAGAGCATCAGGAAGAACGGAGTCCACCACGCCAGCGTCATGCTGCCGGCGCCCGACGCCAGTGACCCGGCGTCGAAAGTGCCGGTCACGCTGCTGAGCCACGTCATCAGCGTCCCGGCAACGAGGAATGCGGCAGGGAGCATAGCCCAGTCAGTGATCTTGTTGCTGACCACCGGTCCTCTGCGCAGGTACCAGAACACGGAAGCCACCACGATTGAAATCAGCGCCAGGAGGAGCAGCAACCAGCCGGCCCAACCCGGGATGCCGTACTGGGCGAGGGCATTTCCGAAACCAAAGCTGATGTCTGAACCTGAAGAATTCGCCGATGAAGCCACTGAGGAGCCGAAATTCCAGGTGCGGGTGACAGCGCTCAGGTGGCCCAGGCCAAACATGAAGAAGCCTGCCGTGGGTGCCCACAAGGGCGACGAGAGCGTGGCCTGCCACCCGGACTCGATTCCCAGAGCGAGTACAACAACCGGAATGGCAATCGCCAGAAAAACGCCGTAGTGCACGGCCACGGTTTCAAGGGCCCGGCGAACTGCCGCGCGTACCCCGACCCCGGCATCCAAACCACGCCGCACCGATGCCCGCCCCGCCAAAGTCGCGAGCGTTCCGATAACCAGCGCAAACAGGAATGAACCGAACGTCACTGCCCCGACCGGGCTGATCCTCACGCTCGGTACCGGCAACGATATGGAGAAAATCGCCCCGACGATGTTGACCAGGAGAGCGAAGACCAGACCTGTTATTGCTGCCTCGATCCAGATTCCGGCTGTAGTTTGGGCTGCGGACCGTTTGGCGGCGTAACGCCCGCCCAGGAACAGCACCGCGATCGACACAGCCGTCAGCAGCAAGGGAACGGCGAAGAAGGAGGCCGATCCGTGCACGTTTCCCATGAACGGGATAGTCGCGTCGATGCTCGAACCGAGCGCACCAAGCTGGCTCATGACGACCAGCTGGATGGCCAGCTGGCCCACCAGGGACCACGGCGACGGCATCGCGTCACCACTGGGGAGCACGGAATTTGACGGTATTTCGGTGTTGCCACCGTTGCTGGCGCTGATACCGATCAATGCCAGAATCAGAAAGAGGAGCGCGGTGATCAGAACCGCCACATAAGAAATGGCCCCGACCAGGGCCCCGGGAATCAAAGTTTTGTAGTCGAAAGACTTCAGAAGGCTGGTGCTGGATGCCGGTGCAGCGCCCGACCCAGGTTCTATATGGGCATGGTCCCCTGCGCTGCCAGTGATCCGCCTGCCAGGCGCCTCATTGGTTGGTCCGGATGACCCGGTCTGCGGGTAATGCGGTTCAGTCACAACAAATTCCCCCTAATTGGTTTTTCACTTCTCATCGTGCCACGGGCTAATTCTTGTTACGCGCACGTCTCATACATTGCGGAATTTCGGCAGCATCTGCCCTTTATCGACGAAGGTTGCGGAAATCCCAACAACAACTCAGACAGCAGCGGCAGCAATTCCTTGGCTGCCGGCGCAGCACCACGGCCACGGCGCTTGCCGGCGGCCGCCGCGCCGGCCTTGCGTTCCACCGTCTCGTAGACGATGTAGAGACCCTCGCGGTTCAGGTGCCTGGAGTAGCTCGAATCCAGGTACAGCGTCTCGTGGGGTAGCGCACTCGGGAGGGGAGTCAGTCGAGACGCACGCGATGGAGCCCTGTTTAAATGCGCTGGGCTTGGTAATCGAGCATGCCGGGCGCCAAAACCATGAACAGTGTGTCGCAGCCTGCAAGCATCAATCGGTGGGCCCGTTTTCGGGTCCGTTCGCAGCGGTCTTCCTGGTCACCCGCGCTTGCGCTGGATGCCAGAGAGTCCGAAGACTCCGGCTGAGCATGATGAAGTGGTGCGCCCGCCCCTCCTGCATTTCCTCGCCTTACTCGTCATTCCGCTCGCAACTGCTCTTAGCTATTTCTTGGTTCCCGGAACCTCCTTCGCCTAGAAGGGGGACGATCGCAGTGCCGGGGTTGCTCTCGATCAACTACGTGATTCACTACATGGGGCCCGTGCAGGAAAAAGAAGCGCGGCGAACAGACGACCGGTAGGCTTGAGGCCGACAGCGAGGAAGTGGTCCGGAAATTGTCAGGTGCGGCAGAGGTTACCCGGTTACGCAACGTGGTGGAATTCCGCTTCAACGTCTAGGTGTTTCGCCACGATAGTGGCGGGTACATAAGATACGTTCGCTTCAATTGCTGGTGGGTTCGCCGGGGACCTTATCCTGACTACAGGGGCGTACTCCCGGCGCTTCCGGCTGGACCGCCCGGGCAAAGTAAACAAGGAGGCGGCATGCCGGTCAGGCGTCTGATGCAGTTCATCACCGCGGCGGCAGCGTCTGCGCTGGTGCTTTCGGGCTGCTCAGGCGGCGGAGGCACCACCCCGGTTGTGGCGGGGGAGTCCAAGCGCGGCGGCAGTGTCACCGTTGCCGAAGTCAACGCGTTCTCGTCGTTTAATCCCTACAGCGCCGACGGCAACACCGACATCAACTCCAAGATCGGCTCGATTACGCACTCGGGCTTCTACTACCTCGATGATGCGTCCAAAGTGGTGCGGAACGAAAAGTTCGGGCGGTTCGAGAAGGTTTCCGACAATCCCCTAAAGGTGAAATACACCGTCAACGAGGGCGTGAAATGGTCCGACGGCGAGGCGATCGATTCGGGTGACCTCCTGCTGGCCTGGGCTGCGGGTTCAGGCTACTTCAACGATGCCGATCCCATGGCCGGAACAGGAACCACGTACTTCTCCATCGCCTCCGACACCAGCGGGCTGGCAGGAACCGTCCTCCCCGAGCTCGGGGAGGATGGGCGCTCCATGACCCTGGAGTATGCCGTGCCGTACGCGGACTGGGAGGTGGCGTTCGACGTCGGCCTGCCGGCCCATGTGGTGGCCGCAAAAAGCGGCCTGAACGATGAGGAAGACCTCATCGACCTGATCAAGGATTCACCCCGCGGGGACGTCGGGAAACCCGTGCCCAACACCGCGCTGAAGCGGGTCAGTGACTTCTGGAACTCCGGGTTCGATACCAAGTCACTGCCCGCAGACCCTTCGGTCTACCTCTCAAGCGGGCCCTACATCGTCCGGGACATTGTCCCGGAGTCGTCCATGAAGCTGGTCCGCAACCGGGACTACACCTGGGGCCAGGAGCCCTGGCTGGATGAGATCAGCATCCGGTTTACCGGAGCTTTGCCTGCCGCCGTGGATGCCTTGCGGAACGGTCAGGCGGACATCATCTCGCCTCAGCCTTCGGCCGAAACGGACAGCCTTTTCGCGGGCCTCGCCGAGCAGGGGAACACGGTGGACCGTTACAGCCAATCCGGCTATGACCACCTGGACCTGAATTTTTCCGGACCCTTTGCCGACGAGGACGTCCGGAAGGCATTCCTCAAGGCAGTGCCGCGCCAGGCCATAGTTGATGCCGTCGTCGGCGGCCTCCTGCCTGACCCGAAGCCCCTTGACTCGCACGTGTTCCTGCCAGGACAGCCCAAGTACGCCGACACCGTAAAAAACAACGGCTCCGTCGACTATGCGGAGGTGGACATCGATGCAGCGAAGGCGCTCCTGGATGGTGAAACCCCTACCGTCCGCATCCTGTACAACCGCGACAACCCCAACCGGGCCAAGGCTTTTGCCCTGATTCGCGATTCCGCAGCGCTGGCAGGCTTCCAGGTGGTGGACGCCGGACAGGGCAGCGCCGACTGGGCGAAGGCTTTGGGAGGCGGCAGCTACGACGCTGCATTGCTCGGCTGGATCGGCACCGGGGTGGGCGTCAGCCGCGTTCCCCAGATCTTCCGCACCGGTGCTGGCAGCAACTTCAATGGATTTTCCGACGGCGAAGCGGACAAGGCGATGGAACAGCTCGCCGGCACCACCGACCTTGCCAAACAGGACGAACTGCTGGCCGAAGTTGACAAGCAGGTGTGGGGGAACGCCTACGGGCTGCCGCTTTACCAGACCGTAGGCACCACCGCTTACAGTGCCCGCGTTGCCGGCGTGAAGCCAAGCGCAGGACCGCTGGGGGTTTGGTGGAACGTCTGGGACTGGCGCCTCACCAAGAGCCCGTAACCGCTTTCGCCGCCGTCGTGGCGCGCTTCACACTTTCGATTCGCCGATAATCGTACCGGCGAGTAGCATGTGACTTGCACAACTTCCGTTGACCAGCTAGATCCTTGGAACGGCCCGGTCACGGTTTGGCAACGGAGTACCAGCATCTGGACTTCGTGCAGTTAGGCTACTCGTATATGTAGGTTGCGTCACAGTTCAACGCTGGGTCTCGCCTGCGGGGAAGCACAAAGATTCCCCTCGTTTCTCCCACAACTCATAGGAGGCGGAATGCGTTTTACGCGCACTTCCAAAGCACTGGGCATCGTGGCTATCGCCGCGCTTGCCCTGACCGGCTGCGGCGCTGGAGGCGGCAGCACTGAAGGAGCCAGCGATTCCGCTGGCGATCCGAACAAGG harbors:
- the ychF gene encoding redox-regulated ATPase YchF, giving the protein MALTIGIVGLPNVGKSTLFNALTRNQVLAANYPFATIEPNVGVVSLPDPRLQQLGELFGSQRVLPAAVSFVDIAGIVKGASEGEGLGNQFLANIREAEAIAQVVRVFDDPDVIHVDGKVDPRSDMETINTELILADLQTIEKAIPRIEKEVKIKKREAAELNAILAAQKVLERGDTIFSSIKSDKLEMEHLKELSLLTAKPFIYVFNADEGILGSPEKQEELRALVAPADCIFLDAKLEADLVELDEEEAREMLEMNGQDESGLDQLARVGFHTLGLQTYLTAGPKEARAWTIHRGDTAPQAAGVIHSDFQRGFIKAEVVSFDDLIEAGSMAEAKSRGKVRIEGKEYVMADGDVVEFRFNV
- a CDS encoding DNA recombination protein RmuC; translation: MDAFALILALFMLLLGALAGAAATWFALRKNSRAVEEDFDAVSSRLSEVSAQFAAADAERRLLAAQNRELGESRSQDGNVLRALAPVAEKLTAVQQQVALLERDRLEQYGQLAQQLQEARLSDEQLIRSTHALESALRSNSARGQWGEVQLRRVVEAAGMLRHVDFIEQVHSTGNESSVRPDLVVQLPGEKQLVVDAKVPLSAYLEAQELGAHDSRPGPSGTVSATGHRSQQMLLAAHSKALRAHVDALGNKKYWDIPGNSPELVICFIPAESILAAALTADAELLDHALSRNVVLASPSTLLAVLKSVAFTWRQDVLTDSARELFDLARQLYDRMGTLGENVTKLGSSLKTSVDRYNSMVGTLEARVLPTARKLNTLEESGLVTPPVVEVTPRAVAAPELQSEDEAA
- a CDS encoding 4-hydroxy-3-methylbut-2-enyl diphosphate reductase; the encoded protein is MTPSAVSLSMPTIPRRRRSPEEVAAAAPVSGTKKVLLAAPRGYCAGVDRAVIAVEKALEHYGPPVYVRKQIVHNVHVVSSLEEKGAIFVDETDEVPEGALVIFSAHGVSPAVVQSAEDRGLRTIDATCPLVTKVHKEAVRFAKDDFDILLIGHDGHEEVEGTAGEAPEHIQIINGPHEVDKVQVRDPEKVIWLSQTTLSVDETMETVRLLKDRFPTLQDPPSDDICYATTNRQVAIKKISPQADLVIVVGSANSSNSVRLVEVALEYGAKASYRVDFANEVDEAWFEGVATVGVTSGASVPEVLVQDVLRLLADYGYGTVEEVVTAEEDLLFSLPKELRATLKQAGDVSRALGGRKSRS
- a CDS encoding ABC transporter family substrate-binding protein; this encodes MPVRRLMQFITAAAASALVLSGCSGGGGTTPVVAGESKRGGSVTVAEVNAFSSFNPYSADGNTDINSKIGSITHSGFYYLDDASKVVRNEKFGRFEKVSDNPLKVKYTVNEGVKWSDGEAIDSGDLLLAWAAGSGYFNDADPMAGTGTTYFSIASDTSGLAGTVLPELGEDGRSMTLEYAVPYADWEVAFDVGLPAHVVAAKSGLNDEEDLIDLIKDSPRGDVGKPVPNTALKRVSDFWNSGFDTKSLPADPSVYLSSGPYIVRDIVPESSMKLVRNRDYTWGQEPWLDEISIRFTGALPAAVDALRNGQADIISPQPSAETDSLFAGLAEQGNTVDRYSQSGYDHLDLNFSGPFADEDVRKAFLKAVPRQAIVDAVVGGLLPDPKPLDSHVFLPGQPKYADTVKNNGSVDYAEVDIDAAKALLDGETPTVRILYNRDNPNRAKAFALIRDSAALAGFQVVDAGQGSADWAKALGGGSYDAALLGWIGTGVGVSRVPQIFRTGAGSNFNGFSDGEADKAMEQLAGTTDLAKQDELLAEVDKQVWGNAYGLPLYQTVGTTAYSARVAGVKPSAGPLGVWWNVWDWRLTKSP
- a CDS encoding YrzE family protein, with translation MAVLITALLFLILALIGISASNGGNTEIPSNSVLPSGDAMPSPWSLVGQLAIQLVVMSQLGALGSSIDATIPFMGNVHGSASFFAVPLLLTAVSIAVLFLGGRYAAKRSAAQTTAGIWIEAAITGLVFALLVNIVGAIFSISLPVPSVRISPVGAVTFGSFLFALVIGTLATLAGRASVRRGLDAGVGVRAAVRRALETVAVHYGVFLAIAIPVVVLALGIESGWQATLSSPLWAPTAGFFMFGLGHLSAVTRTWNFGSSVASSANSSGSDISFGFGNALAQYGIPGWAGWLLLLLALISIVVASVFWYLRRGPVVSNKITDWAMLPAAFLVAGTLMTWLSSVTGTFDAGSLASGAGSMTLAWWTPFFLMLWGGATEASARYVAPQLSRYVPLALAYRIAPAQPTAAAPASTASAAVPTGYAAPGDHPALAPREPMSAHTKRKLGLILGSAGLVVVLVVGGVIAVNIIKGNNGPDKAVNSYLQALQNGEASKAMALADPGLANDQRVLLSDEVYAKAGKRIDGFDIVSTKVSDGNATVVADLHQDGRKQQTTFSLRKSNPELLDDHWTMESTPLQSLRITSDTPVKTVLINGQELNVDFAGSLSGSSSLNYPALPGEYTVELPSSEKYLTAPKSTALVTIGAAQAPPTASLKVDASDALKSEAMAEIDAYLAECVKSTEAQPANCPLNNYTSSRYSRNFHWTLTTKPTFTMSKDPYGSSPWRVRTQTPGKATVTYEKDNSYGFGTADWKPATDTTSVSMSASVSPEDGKVKLTYSNY